ACCTGTACAAGCAAACTTGGGAGTCGTTTTAACTCATCATTAACCAGTTAGATAACACCCAATAATGATCCGATCATGGAAGCACTTGTGAGTTCTAATTCCAATTACTAACAATAGGCGGTGGAATTTAACAACTTCAGTCTCATAACAGCACAGTTAATCATACTGCTCCTGTACAGAGGCTACCATATGTACTGATTTTAGTCATTCAATCATCTAATTAAGCAGGTTGCTGCTTAAAGTTATATGCAGAACTTCATCATTGATTCAACTAAACGAACATTATGTTTAAGCTTTCAGGCAGATTCGAAACTAAATGTCATGGCAAAGTCTATTTATACATCATTGGTTTTCAAGTTACCGAGCATTCGACCAAAATTGAACCTCATGTCTATTTCAAATCAGGCTCACCCTCAAGGAGCATTGTCACTGACCAACACACAAACATGAATATATACAAACTAAAGTTTCCAAATAAAGACAAAATTAAGATCCTACAataaaaacaaatggccaacatGCTTCAAGTCTTCCAGATTTCCATATCACAAGGTTTTTACATTGAGAAGAGTTAAATAAGTACCTGAGATCACAAATAAGAGAGGGTAAGAAGATCAGCAACGCAATAGCAAAAGCAAGGGTCAGCAGTAAAGCAGATCAACAGAATCGACCATCAGCTCCAAAAATCGAATTTCAAACCCAAAAGTTGAAATAAACAACCAGAAACCAATTCGATCCAAACAATGGTCAAGGAAAACTTCAACCCAATCTGATTTTAATCCATTTCTATGGTCGACTAGTCAGGATTTATTGTATCATCAGGAAAACTTCAGATATTAGCCAAAGAACTCAATGGAATAGTACCTTTTCTGAATTTTTTCGTCTAGAATTTTCAGAAATTTTTAGCCCTTCCCAGTTTCTTGGGTCTGTATTTTAGCACTTGAATCCCTGCCTTGAAAGGAAAGATAGAGAtgtctttataggcaaggcattagggcaggCCTTAAGAGTTCATTTTTGCCTTTTGGTCcctttgtaattttcattttagcttaaacaCCCCTAGTTTAAATTCTGTTTTTACAAAGTAGTCCCCTCCCTAACTTCCCAGAAGCTTCCCAAACAGTTACACCCTAGATTCCCTAAACCAATTACCTAATTTACCCCTTAACCCTTTGAAAATTACTTCAGAAATCAaaacgggtcaaattgacccaaggaTATAGACCAAATTAAACGGGCTACATTAGCGAGATGGGTCAACAACAGACTAAAGCCCAATTCGTACATTAACATCCCTAAATTCTATGAGCTTCTGAGAGACAGAACCATCCCAAGTACTGGAACAATTTTCAAAACTAAGACCCTAAACTAAATTACTACTAACTGACATAAATAGAGGGAATTAACTGAACTGCTAGACGATTAACTAAGAAAGGATCCCGAACTAATCATGCATGAATAACAAAACTCCGGAATAACTAAACAAAACCCATAAGAGGAGATGAAGCAGAAACAcaaaagaaaagataaataaataaacaaaacgaACAAAGAAGATACCTAACACCAGCCAGGAGCCGATTCGACAAACTTTGAAGGGCTTTTCAAATTCCTGACCGGAATAGCCCTTAATCGTGTGTTTTCATGTGAAAATACGCGAATAAAGTCCATTACAGTCTAAAATCTTCAACACACCCGTTGATTTGgactttgggattttagggttcttcTCTTCAGatcaagattcgagaagttctgggttgattcgaggcaaacagagtggggatttggaatgaggggcTCTTGATGGTCATGCGGTGTTATTTTAGGAGAGGTTGGGGGTGGCACCGCCGGTGGACGGTGGTGGAAATTGGGGCGGCTCCGTTAGGGTTAAGCTTGGGTTCTCTGAGAGGTGAGGGATTGAGAGACGATACCGAGGGGAACACGGCTTTTGGACAATTAAATACTAAGAGACCTGGGCTTCAGGACCGTCCGATCAAAAaaacctcgacggtcctgatctaatgcccatgaaacgacgtcgtttcacttAGTTGGGGGATGGACCGGGTAGAGGCGGGTTTGGGCCGGGTATAGGGGCAATTCGTTTGGGCTGGGGACAAATAAATGGGTTTTAGCCTAgattttccttttcattatttccttcttctttttttccttttcatttttcttttaaaaaattctttttcttttttccaaaattgGAATTAAAACCTTAATTAAACTCTAAATCAAATTATCCCGCCATATTAACTTAATTAAATCAAATAATtgttactacaaataattaaaaaccaaattaaaggaaaaattaccaaaattcaaaattaaaagtgcaaaataaactatttttatgatttttcccatttttataaattaactaatttgtcaattaatcctaaaatataaaattaaatcctaaatgcaaatgcaacatattttttgcaatttttattaattaaataaaaataaaaatgcacagacaaatgcaaacaattaccagATAATGCCATGAAAATCCctaaaattgcaaacactgacagaaattattttgttttgaatttgttggagtaatacatatgagcacgtaatttttgccctacatgaagaTAACTCctaaaatagaccaaaaataattttaattgaatttttctttatttagttacattccatgcatttttaatatacttaaaatcatagaaaaatcacaaaaatatcatttttacatatttagattttagtctttaaagttagcatttttctttagtttagagtaaattagttgttttaatgttagaaattaataaagaattttaatttctacaaaaaaaatagcttaatttaggtttttaattaattagagaaaagaaaaggaaaaaaaataaagaaaaggaaattaggaagaatatatttttgttcttctaaaATTGGGCCAATTCCTAACAAGGACCAAAGTAATTTTTAACCCCATCCCAATTCAAATACTCATTACCCTTTACCCTACCTCCTACCTATAAAAACACAATTAAAAAACCTAAAAAGGAAGATCAAATGAAGACCCTGGATTTTGGAAGAAAAGCGTCGTTTCTCCATTTGGCTTCCTCATCTCTGGCGGAATGAAGAACAGCCATCCCTACTGCTGGAACAAAATTGGGACCTTTATTCTTCTTTTATCTTCTACAATCGGATCCTAGCCCCTGGAAAACGGCGCACAAGAGAGCtcccttcttcttcctcttcatttTCTAAAAATCTCACACTAAAAACCAGACCTCCCCCACACATTCACGCTCTTACCCTTCACTCTCATTCAGAAAATCACACACACAAAGACGAGAAAAAGGGGTTTGGATGAATgaaacaaaagaacaaaaaaaaaagctgaaaagaaggtggaaaagAAAATGCAGCAATTGTTGCTCAAAATCATCACAAACGCCAGCATTTTCTCCATAAAAGGAGGTCCGATTTTCTCCATTAAAACCATGTAAACAGCCCAACAAAACTTAGATGTAAATCAGTCCATGAACCAACTCCAATCAGATCTTAAATCTCCGCAAGAAGAGTTGGGGTTCATTGTGTTATTTGTTTGATTCCAATTAGGTAAGCCTCAAACCTCTCTATATTCACTATGTTTTGAATGATGAATTTTCCTTACTGTTGATTCattgttatttttctttcttctttagaagtttttctttcgaaaatccagaaaaaaattcaaaaaaaaaatctttctttgcaaaaatgttgaagaaaaatcaaaatccaaaaatattccatttcttctttataagtctttctttcgaaaaaataaaataaaaaattcaaaaaaaagttagtttatttactttattcataatcttcccgaactacgcaagatctgattcatgttcccacatgatacgtagacaacccacatcaggttcgatcaccattaaaaaaaatgaaaaaaatgaagaaatgaaaaaatattgataataataaggaccgactgagtccattctaacatgttttgttttgaattgtgaagaaagttgaggtggtcggtttgtggtaagttggaaacacaagatccaaggaaaaatgataactgacatcgaagctgttacaagtgctcaagagactcagggtcagagaaTTCAACAAGAGTCcactgtgtttgagaaaaatagaatactgaaatagcaaatgaccgaaatgtgtcaagcatgggccagtggtcaagaaCAGCCtcatcatgagtcacaatttgctacacagcaagagcagtaccactctcctgagtacccctcgtactcgtttgatcttcctgcaaacattgagaagcctgcccgaaagatggtacaggaagaaataacccaaagagtAAAAAGCTTataacaacggttgaaaaacatgcaagggttggcaggtcaaaagagtgttgcttTCAAGGATTTATGTATGTTCCCTGATGTCTatttgccgcctggtttcaagactcccaaatttgaaaggTATGATGGatatggagaccccatagcccacctgaaaaggtatttcaatcaactaagaggtgcgggaagaaatgaagaattgttaatagattattttggggaaagccttaccgGTAtggcctccgaatggtttatggatcaagacacatctcgctggtatatctgggatgacatggcacgggcctttgtcaaacagtttcaATACAACATTGAAATCTCCCCAGACCgtaattccctttcaaacctgaagaagaaaccaactaaaagtttcagggaatataccattaaatggagagagaaagcaactagagttaagccacccatggacgaCCACAAGCTAATCACTATcttccttcaggctcaagagctagattattttcaaaacatgatgtccgcagtgggcAAATACTTCttggaagcaatcaaaatgggagaaagagtagagaatggtcttaagacaagcaaaattataagtcaagtagttcttaaagccgcaactcaggctgtccgggttgaatCTGATAAATTCAGTGACATGAATGAgaaagatgaagaaatcatgatgacatcagggtccagaagaggtcctaggagaatgTCTCAAAGGTATGGCCAGCCTCGTCTGTTTTCCGATAACTCCCTTGAGCAttactatccacctcagaacccacaatactctgtTGCTCCACCTCAATATGTTTCCCAACCACCAAATCACCCAAGAAGGCAAGCatgagcatcacaaaatctccactaACCTCCACAAAATTTCAAGTGTCATACGACCCACATCCAAGCTAGGGGTATAgaggggaacaaaagttgaaagataattttacaccaataggagagtcctatgcatgcttatttgagaagttaaggcatcatgacatgattgcacccattcctccaaattaTGTGgaccacgtgcaagaagctttgagccttctaaaaggtgtgaataccattccaatgcctaggggcacaatattgaaagttgtcgggatttgaaaaaagaaatagaaaggataATCCAGGAAAAATTGATTGTGACcaaagacagtgacacccagaatatcgtgcagaatcctttacctgcacatttTGTGGGAATGATGCccggtgacatggagtatgagaatcctctcaggAACTTGCCGACagaaattggagaaggccataGTGATTCcaatgagcaaatttgtggctaaatgtcaagcttagcaattgaaaagtcattccctcctcaatAGGatggaatcttggtagcttgttttgatgttttttctgttatctgggttatctcagggttgtgatccagatttgaTTTGTTTTactgagtcaaacccttctatccttctATTCTGTTTGTATGAGTCATGTCTGTCcgttttgttgctattttcattattcgggttattttagggttgtaactcgtattttaggtttcttgtttagttgtaaaaccctttcatcctttactcaataaaatacagtttgtccttttctGTCATTCTAttcctagttcttttctcgctagttctaatgacatgacatgcatgcggaaattttgaccagatcttaggaactgattttaatctggaattcgataactaaaaaaatacttttgaggatgaataaagagttggaatactttggaactaaggtcgagtaaaattcaccttcaaattatTGTGAaaatcgggcttgaggatgtttaatcaattgaagtttgttggaaagtttgttactaagggatgaaaaaatgtcttgtgaccacggcacaccaagaagacagacatgttcgtcaatgctgtgatcgcgaaaagataccatgtttgacgttcttgaggttgggaggcccttttctgctacccaaatactTTATATCATTTgctacccctttgagcctgtgttattttctttgactaccctcttttggaatcaagtttaaagtcaaaaaagaagaagaaaaagaagaaaaagaaaaaaaatccatgtcccaagagtacaaactggggcaattcttagaaagttcaaacaaaaaagaagaaaagatttgTCAAAGGTTCATGCCCTAAAAAATAGGAGCTGGggcaatttgttttgaaaaaaaggaaaaagacagAAGAAagaaagttgaaaaatagttaggtcaaatgtttgaactacgttagatctgattcctttaaaaaaggagacgtaggcagcctcacggttcggtccaaccaaataagaattcagaaaagaaaaaaatccaaaaaatacccagtatctgaaactggggcaaagattttattttactattgaaagagtcgattctaagagttgtaagtctatacccccccccctccccctttATTTTGAGTCTACgttgagccttcatgccgacccttctgtccaaccctatccaaaaccttccaaataaagacctcccgatatgacTTTAAGAATTCCAAGAGAAGCATccaatgagcaacggttgtcacgcgacatagaacactgtcaagttgctcgcacaagaaagcaaaagaaaaagaaaaataaaagaaaatgagagagttttactagtgaaaaccttcacgggcactgtaaggcgatggtaagaatAGATAAATAAAttagagagacttgttggtgaaaacccctcgaggcaccactagtcgaaagtgagttgtgaagctgatgcaaaggattggcacgaacaagcccgaTTTCAAGATCATAAGAAGGTAAAAgagaagattggattagtttgatagatcaggccgttgagtccaaattacatgtcatgatcattaaggctagttattaaaaaaaagaaaaaaaaaagaaaaaaaactcttccttctgtcctttcGACAGGGggaatttcttgttaatattcGTTTCTTtacatcattgtgtccttcactctgagtcagtccttgtaaaaacaagcaagaaaagatttcaaaatctgctaccagcttttcagttgcataaagtaaatttggccagcacactcaaTTATTACTGTTAATgcaccttgaggattcatgcaaaggctctcccaaaagactcttgtcagccaaCTTGGCacaagcaaagataactggtgattctctctgacagacaaattgctcaaaagtaggaagtcattcaagatatcagaaaaggtcacctgAGCAAAGATCTCCcgttgggataaggctgattgagccacaaatacaaatggtaattggtgtgaaacaatcagggtTGATGCAGAATAAAAGTCTCTTgagaccgactcaagctgattgagcacaAAGCCAAGCTGCCAAAGACTCAagaccacaaaccgaccaccaccttttaaaactaacaaaattttctttgtgtgaaacaagaacaaagcagtgcaaggaaagtggttcaaaaaaacaaaaaaaaaaagaaaaagaaaagaagagaagagccgacaaaaggaagtttctcaaatctttgcctttatttgccttgctattgtgcataaaatcttgccattgatcttcacatttttcctcctaggataaaaaagtcctagtctgatggattttcctcccaatagaaatcttagtctgatgaatctttctcctaagataacaaaaatggacctagtctgatgaaccttctcctaggatcaaaatcttagtccgatgaatctttctcctaagatagaagacctagtctgatgaattttctccttggatagaaatcttagtctgatgaatctttctcctaagataacaaaaaaggggacctagtctgatgaattttctcctaggatcagaatcttagtctgatgaatctttctcctaagatagaagacctagtctgatgaactttctcctaggatcaaaatcttagtctgatgaatctttctcctaagatagaaaacctagtctgatgaactttcttataagatcaaaatcttagtctgatgaacctttctcctaagataccaaaaaaaaaagacctagtctgatgaattttcttctaggatcaaaatcttagtctgatgaatctttctcctaagatagaagacatagtctgatgaactttctccaaggatcaaaattttagtctgatgaatctttctcctaagatagaaaacctagtctgatgaactttctcatatgatcaaaatcttagtctgatgaatctttctcctaagataccaaaaaaaatacCTAGTCAGAAATTTTTCtcttaggatcaaaatcttagtctgatgaatctttttcctaagatagaagaactagtttgatgaactttctcctaagatagaaatcttagtctgatgaacctttctCCTACGATaccaaaaagaagtagaaaagagacctagtctgatgaactttctcctaggatcaaaatcttagtctgatgaacctttctcctaagatagaaaacctagtccgatgaattttatcctttaaaaaaaaggaagtctgaatttgaaataagggggtcattttttttagttttcttaagattatcaatgtttagtgtgagcacgcgattttttgcctcatacgaattacttcaaaagaattcccaaaattaggtcttttctttaattatgtgttatttttagaaattattgtgtgatttccctgattgttcgcatatatttgtgtgcatgtttaattttgttaatgcattaaaaatacaaaaatatagcattttcatttgagatttgatttttaaattttttggaattaattaataattagatgttttacaaaaatgaaaattcaaaaaaaaaataacatatttttttaattttagtcaaattgtatgattttcttttaatttggcatttaattatttgtataattattaattagtatttttaagttaattggtgttttataattaattaggattttagttttaattgttgaaaagaaaaaggaaaagaaaataagaagaggaaaatctggttggaccaatttagccaggcccaaaaccaaaactcagccaaacccattgagaataagaaaaggaaaatctgattgggccaatttactaattgagaaacttctaatagtggtagggtagtatttgcattatcaaattaactaaaagcactaattgagtggacaattaagtagatgattaaagaaatgaaaagttgaattggtagtggaaaatgcgttaattgaatgcccatttaagggagctgaaaatcagattagggaagaaaaaaaaagaggggggcggagagagcggtatacactcggtATACACTCGGTATACAtttgatatacactctggatacactggatatacaggggcagagagctaagaaaacttggaagagattctgagagagggagaacattcaaagagggtagaaggctaggaaattcagagagaaaaaaaaaaggaaggggggagagagagcggtatacactcgatatacactctggatacactagatatacaggggcagagagctaagaaaacttggaagggATTTTAAGAGAGATATAGGAAGAGAGATACATAGAAATAGAtacagaaaaaaaatcaaaaacgattgcagaatttcagaaaaatacattgtttcattgagtcatttggtattttctgaagttttcttCTAGTATAGAAGCAATTCCTGGTTAGCTGATAATAAAAAGGGTTTAAGTCGAGTCGGGTTTGAGGTCTGCTGATTCACTAAGATTGAAATTAGGGTCTGACTATCGTATTACATCCCTTGGTTTCAAAATTAGTCTGCTGGTTCATTTTCAGGTGTTGAATACTACTGCTGatacctcatttttctgcttccttctttcatttccaggtGCACACTTGAACTCAAATTGAAGTAGCTTTGAGATGAACATGAATGAAAGTACTCAGACATTTGTTTACTGGATGATGCATGTTTGGACGACTATACATTTGTAGTTAAGTAGATATTAATGATATGTAACTGTGTAGTGTAGTCTAATTGGATTTATATTCACATGAAACTTGGACTGCGTAATTTGTACCTAATTGGACTGTTTGGGACTGTTAATTTGTGGTTATCCAGTTGTATCCTCAGTATAGCTTAGAACTTGCTTTAGTTTaacggttttgttttaaaaaataaaaataaaaattagaaatagtttgggtgttgcaattgattttgagatcagcgtatgatatccacattaattttaatttcaagCTAAAGAGACGTCTCAAACAACTTTGTATTATAGTAGCTAAGATCAGTAGATTAGTTACTCCTATCAACATCTACGTTTCATTAAGTAGTTTAGTTTAGCTGTATGATGATTAGATGTGAATAAAGTGTGAAGTTAGGCTATTAACCTGTTCGTGTTAGTGTAAGTAAAATCTCGTAATTAAGTTGCTTAGCCTGCTCATCTGAGGTTTATATTCAtgactatttttgttaaaattcaattcacgtttcccagtttgttttgcctttagtaatatccagaagttcactagtaggtaaatagataagaaaaatctgaattttagaatataaatccaatccagtcggtttagacgtctagctgttttgaattttattgagATGAGCATATGAGTATGTCAAGTGTTGATTTGAATAAATGTGAAATAGCTCCATCATTTGCAAGTTAATAAGCCTGAATGTCAAGGTTGGGCCTGAATGAAGTCTGTCCGAAGCCCAACTTGAGTTTTGACTGTGTCTTATTCTTACTGGGCTGAGCTTGAAGCCCAAGGGAATTACTGAAATTTTGAATAAAAGTCAAGGACGTAAGTATATTAGTTCTTGAACAATACTAATTAATTAGGgctttttctgttattattagagacaaactaagtagaaaattgtagtttgctttaggttggcttttaaataataaatgaggcgaGCCCTGCTAAACAAAAATGCATAAATTACGGGGTCCTATTAAATGtatataataaaatacttagaattcgagatgggccgtttagcgaatttcacagccctccccaaagataataacgcattagtcactttaggtgcgcttttaataatttactttcttaaactcgggtgtgcatttcatgtgacccaaatcaaatcccaaaaacgttgaataaaatgtgttcaggattgcgggtgcatttcatgtgacgcaatccaaagacacgttttaaacgacgttcaattttaactaaaaataattgaataaaagcggttgaaagctaaaattggcacataggtccaacatgtattaaaatcagataaataagctgaatatgacagttgagcgaccgtgctagaaccacggaatccgggaatgcctaacaccttctcccgggttaacagaattccttactcggatttctggttcgcagactgttaaacatagtcatattttcctcgattcgggattcaattggtgacttgggacaccataaatctcccaagtggcgactctgaatttcttaaaataaatctcgtttcgattgtcctttaattagaaaaactccctttacatatacccttttccggggtgtaggtagaaaaaggaggtgtgacagatctggcgactctgctggggacagaacccagaatctctggttcagggttcaagaattcgagcttagaataattgttatagttggctttatccattatctgattttgttacatgatttgggtctaatgtgctaattgattgcttttaccgctttgatattccgtgaactgtatataaaccattgcgaaatccctcttctctctgagtcttctaaatcatgaagaagtgtgcacttcgtgtgacttcttttctgttagagtcatatcccaaatttagaacgaggttcgaacaAGTTGAAAAGCcagcgaagcttctgtattcccggtacgctgcccccccccccggcccgagctgtccgctcgggcaagccatgtctagaacaaacacccaggttctgaacctagaataacttaacttcatgccggatccctagtaggaacgcttatttgcatcatgtgcatttgacttaggggactcaacataggggttgggtccgtctaggacaaacaacctgaaatgaaaaagtctatcctgatgcatcctac
This sequence is a window from Nicotiana sylvestris chromosome 3, ASM39365v2, whole genome shotgun sequence. Protein-coding genes within it:
- the LOC138888594 gene encoding uncharacterized protein, which gives rise to MQGLAGQKSVAFKDLCMFPDVYLPPGFKTPKFERYDGYGDPIAHLKRYFNQLRGAGRNEELLIDYFGESLTGMASEWFMDQDTSRWYIWDDMARAFVKQFQYNIEISPDRNSLSNLKKKPTKSFREYTIKWREKATRVKPPMDDHKLITIFLQAQELDYFQNMMSAVGKYFLEAIKMGERVENGLKTSKIISQVVLKAATQAVRVESDKFSDMNEKDEEIMMTSGSRRGPRRMSQRYGQPRLFSDNSLEHYYPPQNPQYSVAPPQYVSQPPNHPRRQA